The following coding sequences are from one Coleofasciculus chthonoplastes PCC 7420 window:
- a CDS encoding SufE family protein — protein sequence MSSTSTPLPDSLAKIVQRFKRRTNPKQRYEQLLWYAKKLQDMPEADKTPENKVQGCVSQVYITANLEDGKVWYQGDSDAQLVKGLVALLIEGLNGLPPEDIVDVSPEFIQETGLNVSLTPSRANGFYNIFQTMKKKALGFKLATNPS from the coding sequence ATGTCATCAACCTCAACCCCTCTACCCGATTCCCTCGCCAAAATTGTGCAGCGATTTAAGCGACGGACGAATCCTAAACAACGGTATGAACAGCTTCTCTGGTATGCCAAGAAGCTTCAGGATATGCCAGAAGCAGACAAAACACCGGAAAATAAAGTCCAAGGCTGCGTTTCCCAGGTTTACATCACTGCCAACCTAGAAGACGGAAAGGTATGGTATCAAGGGGATTCAGATGCCCAGTTAGTCAAAGGGCTAGTGGCGCTGCTAATTGAAGGATTGAATGGACTCCCCCCAGAGGACATTGTGGACGTGTCCCCAGAGTTTATCCAAGAAACCGGCTTAAATGTCAGCTTAACCCCCTCTCGTGCCAATGGCTTCTACAATATTTTCCAGACGATGAAGAAAAAAGCCCTGGGATTCAAACTGGCGACGAATCCTAGTTAG
- a CDS encoding DUF4334 domain-containing protein, giving the protein MQTLESCQSVLNAGKTTTETALQLFDALEPVDLDFMIGRWQGSGLHTDHPMDGFLETLNWYGKEFVDPETVHPLLFLDSQGKIFKVAPNPTAINVLFNLPILKNDSLKPWLRLTNSLLKPLVETEESQARLRMMNYRGKVSATMIYDYLPINDSFRKVDDNTVLGIMDLKRSPQPFFFVLKRRVTH; this is encoded by the coding sequence ATGCAAACATTAGAAAGCTGCCAGTCGGTTCTGAACGCAGGGAAAACGACAACCGAAACAGCGTTACAATTATTTGACGCTCTCGAACCCGTAGATTTAGACTTTATGATTGGTCGTTGGCAAGGATCTGGACTTCATACCGATCACCCGATGGATGGCTTCTTAGAAACATTGAATTGGTATGGAAAAGAATTTGTTGATCCTGAGACAGTTCACCCATTGTTATTTTTAGATAGCCAGGGAAAAATTTTTAAGGTTGCGCCCAATCCCACGGCAATTAACGTACTTTTTAATTTGCCAATTCTCAAAAATGACTCTCTGAAACCTTGGCTAAGGTTGACGAATTCCTTACTGAAACCATTAGTGGAAACAGAAGAAAGCCAAGCCAGACTCCGAATGATGAACTATCGCGGAAAAGTCAGTGCCACGATGATCTATGATTATTTGCCGATTAATGACTCGTTTCGGAAAGTAGATGACAATACTGTGTTAGGAATTATGGATTTGAAACGCTCACCCCAACCGTTCTTTTTTGTGCTTAAGCGCCGTGTCACCCATTAA
- the rlmN gene encoding 23S rRNA (adenine(2503)-C(2))-methyltransferase RlmN: protein MAYSVTSSSHSPVSPEKSQLNGTKTPLLGASLAELTQWVEQQGQPAYRGRQLHNWIYQKGARRLSEISVFSKSWRQALVDVPIGRSTLHYRSQAPDRTVKYLLRLADGNIIETVGIPTANRLTVCVSSQVGCPMACDFCATGKGGFTRNLQPHEIVDQVLTVQEDFGQRVSNVVFMGMGEPLLNLEGVLAAVRSLNQDIGIGMRSQTISTVGIRDRIRQLAEHKLQLTFAVSLHASNQQLREQLIPSAKRYPLTDLLQECRDYVKITGRRVTFEYILLAGLNDQPEHGIELAQHLRGFQSHVNLIPYNPISEVDYQRPSPRRIQAFVETLKQHNIAVSVRRSRGLEKDAACGQLRASTV from the coding sequence ATGGCTTACTCCGTCACCTCGTCCTCCCATTCCCCCGTATCCCCAGAAAAGAGTCAGCTAAATGGAACCAAAACACCGCTATTAGGGGCAAGTTTGGCTGAGTTAACCCAGTGGGTAGAACAGCAAGGACAACCTGCCTATCGGGGACGCCAGCTTCATAACTGGATTTATCAAAAAGGGGCGCGACGCCTTAGTGAGATTTCAGTCTTTTCCAAGTCATGGCGGCAAGCCTTAGTTGATGTCCCCATTGGTCGCTCTACTCTACATTATCGTTCTCAGGCTCCCGATCGCACGGTCAAATATTTGCTGCGGTTGGCAGATGGTAATATTATCGAAACCGTCGGGATTCCCACCGCTAATCGGTTAACGGTTTGCGTTTCCTCCCAAGTCGGTTGTCCCATGGCGTGTGACTTTTGTGCGACGGGGAAAGGCGGATTTACCCGGAATCTCCAACCTCATGAGATTGTTGATCAAGTTTTGACGGTTCAGGAGGATTTTGGGCAACGGGTGAGTAATGTTGTATTTATGGGCATGGGAGAACCTTTACTAAATTTGGAGGGGGTTCTCGCGGCTGTGCGATCGCTCAATCAAGATATTGGCATCGGTATGCGATCGCAGACGATCTCCACCGTAGGCATTCGCGATCGCATTCGTCAACTAGCAGAACACAAACTGCAATTGACATTTGCGGTTAGCCTCCACGCTTCTAATCAGCAACTACGCGAACAACTGATTCCCAGTGCCAAACGCTATCCATTAACTGATTTGTTACAGGAATGTCGGGATTATGTCAAGATAACCGGACGCCGAGTGACCTTTGAATATATCCTTTTAGCCGGACTCAATGACCAACCCGAACATGGAATAGAATTAGCTCAACACCTACGCGGATTTCAGAGTCACGTTAATTTGATTCCCTACAATCCGATTAGCGAAGTGGATTATCAGCGTCCTAGTCCCCGGCGAATTCAAGCCTTTGTTGAGACATTAAAACAGCATAACATTGCCGTCAGTGTGCGTCGTTCTCGCGGTTTAGAAAAAGACGCCGCCTGTGGACAATTAAGGGCTTCGACGGTTTGA
- the kaiC gene encoding circadian clock protein KaiC, which produces MTKTHQTKLNKCPTGIQGLDEITNGGLPQGRPTLLCGKAGCGKTLMAMEFLVHGATEYQEPGVFISFEESPDELTQNVASFGWDLTALADQKKLTIHYVHIDRTQIQETGEYDLEALFIRLGYAIDSINAKRVVLDTLEVLFAGLQNNAIVRSELRRLFLWLKEKGVTAIITGESGQNTLTRQGLEEYVSDCVIFLNQRIINELATRRLHIVKYRGSRHGTNEYPFLIEDDGISVLPLTSVGLDYQVSNERISTGVERLDTMLGGEGYFRGSSVLISGTAGTGKSSLCAHFAEATCLRGERCLYFAFEESPSQIIRNMRSIGIDLDPSVQKGLLKIQAMRPTFYGLEMHLVKIHHFVNEFKPNVVIIDPISNLTDIGNYMQVKSFMMRLVDFFKTHQITTVLTHLNLGGNPLEQTDLGISSLMDTWLLLRDEESSGERNRLLFVLKSRGMKHSHQVREFRLTDTGVQLVDVYLGVGGVMAGTARTIQESQEKAEALVRRQAIERKQHEIERKRQIMEVQIQALQAEFETQKEEIEQMIQQEKLRDKTLLQDRRLRAQIRDYDSLEEM; this is translated from the coding sequence ATGACAAAGACACACCAAACCAAGCTGAATAAATGTCCAACTGGCATCCAGGGACTTGACGAAATTACCAATGGTGGATTACCCCAAGGGCGTCCTACATTACTATGCGGCAAAGCCGGCTGCGGTAAGACACTGATGGCAATGGAATTTCTGGTACATGGTGCCACGGAGTATCAGGAACCAGGTGTTTTCATTTCCTTTGAAGAGTCGCCCGATGAACTGACGCAGAATGTCGCTTCCTTCGGTTGGGATTTAACAGCATTAGCCGATCAAAAGAAACTGACGATTCATTATGTGCATATTGATCGCACTCAAATCCAAGAAACTGGCGAATATGATCTCGAAGCCTTATTTATTCGTCTCGGTTATGCCATTGACTCAATTAACGCCAAGCGGGTTGTCTTAGACACCCTAGAGGTTTTATTTGCCGGATTGCAAAATAACGCGATCGTGCGTTCTGAATTGCGGCGACTGTTTCTTTGGCTGAAGGAAAAGGGCGTGACGGCAATTATTACGGGTGAAAGTGGTCAAAATACGCTCACTCGTCAGGGTTTAGAAGAATATGTTTCCGATTGTGTCATCTTCCTCAATCAACGGATCATCAATGAACTGGCAACACGACGGTTACATATTGTCAAGTATCGCGGTTCTAGACATGGTACAAACGAATATCCATTCCTGATTGAAGATGACGGAATTTCTGTATTACCCCTCACCTCTGTGGGATTAGATTACCAGGTATCCAATGAACGGATATCTACAGGTGTTGAGCGCTTAGATACCATGCTGGGAGGTGAAGGCTATTTTCGTGGAAGTAGTGTTCTTATTTCCGGTACGGCGGGAACAGGTAAGAGTTCACTATGCGCCCATTTCGCTGAGGCAACTTGCTTGCGGGGAGAACGATGTCTCTACTTTGCCTTCGAGGAATCGCCTAGCCAGATCATCCGCAATATGCGATCAATTGGCATCGATTTAGACCCATCTGTACAAAAAGGTTTGTTGAAAATTCAAGCCATGCGCCCAACCTTTTATGGGTTAGAGATGCATTTAGTCAAAATTCACCATTTTGTTAATGAGTTTAAACCCAACGTTGTGATCATCGATCCGATATCGAATCTGACGGATATCGGCAACTATATGCAAGTCAAATCCTTTATGATGCGTCTCGTTGATTTCTTTAAAACGCATCAAATTACTACGGTTTTGACTCATTTAAACTTAGGTGGTAATCCCCTAGAACAGACGGATCTGGGTATTTCCTCGTTAATGGATACATGGTTGTTGTTGCGGGATGAGGAAAGTAGCGGCGAACGCAATCGTTTACTGTTTGTCCTGAAATCTCGCGGGATGAAACATTCTCATCAAGTCCGTGAATTTCGGTTGACCGATACGGGAGTGCAATTGGTTGATGTGTATCTGGGAGTCGGTGGTGTAATGGCGGGAACCGCACGAACCATCCAAGAATCACAAGAAAAGGCAGAGGCATTAGTTCGCCGACAAGCCATTGAACGTAAGCAACATGAAATCGAACGCAAACGCCAGATTATGGAAGTTCAGATTCAAGCGTTGCAAGCTGAATTTGAAACTCAAAAAGAAGAAATCGAGCAAATGATTCAGCAAGAGAAGTTGCGGGATAAAACACTGCTCCAGGATCGCCGACTAAGGGCGCAGATACGTGATTATGATTCCCTAGAGGAGATGTGA
- a CDS encoding circadian clock KaiB family protein has product MNDFDKNNDKSSELIENSQSSLDSFANLEVQTYVFRLYVAQNSFKSIQAVKNIKSICEEHLKGRYELEIIDIYENPERLEQEQIFAVPTLIKELPPPLQRLIGDMTDKEKVKICLSI; this is encoded by the coding sequence ATGAATGATTTCGACAAAAATAATGACAAGTCGTCGGAGTTAATCGAAAACTCTCAATCTAGTTTAGATTCCTTTGCTAACCTGGAGGTACAAACTTATGTTTTTCGTTTGTATGTTGCTCAAAATAGTTTCAAATCGATCCAAGCGGTTAAAAATATAAAAAGTATCTGTGAGGAACACCTAAAAGGACGTTATGAACTGGAAATAATCGACATCTACGAAAACCCAGAACGTTTAGAACAAGAGCAGATTTTTGCTGTACCAACTCTAATCAAAGAACTTCCTCCTCCTTTACAGCGTTTAATTGGGGATATGACGGATAAGGAAAAGGTTAAGATTTGCTTGAGTATTTGA
- a CDS encoding DUF427 domain-containing protein, with amino-acid sequence MKPNRITPEPGQESVWDYPRPPRLEETTKHIRIIFNGIAIADTRRAKRVLETSHPPCYYIPPEDIKLEHLAKTGRKSFCEWKGMAGYADVVVGDKRAANAAWYYPQPTPEFSSIKDHVSFYASKMDACYVDDELVQSQPGDFYGGWITKDIVGPFKGEPGTMGW; translated from the coding sequence GTGAAACCCAATCGTATTACTCCTGAACCTGGTCAAGAATCGGTCTGGGATTATCCACGTCCTCCTCGCCTAGAGGAGACAACCAAGCATATTCGGATAATCTTTAACGGGATCGCGATCGCAGATACCCGACGGGCAAAACGGGTATTGGAAACCAGCCATCCTCCCTGCTATTACATCCCACCGGAAGACATCAAGCTGGAACATTTAGCGAAGACAGGGCGTAAAAGTTTTTGTGAATGGAAGGGAATGGCTGGATACGCCGACGTTGTGGTGGGTGACAAGCGGGCTGCCAATGCCGCCTGGTATTATCCTCAGCCAACTCCAGAATTTTCCTCGATTAAAGATCACGTTAGCTTTTATGCCAGTAAAATGGACGCCTGCTATGTCGATGATGAATTAGTCCAATCTCAGCCAGGGGACTTCTACGGGGGATGGATCACCAAGGATATTGTTGGACCATTCAAGGGTGAACCCGGAACAATGGGATGGTAA
- the lgt gene encoding prolipoprotein diacylglyceryl transferase — MLQAIPSLILAFQFASPGPILVKLGPLTIRWYGLLIASAVLIGVSLSQYLAKRRNVDPNAIADLAIWLVIGAIPCARLYYVLFEWEQYAQRPEDIIAIWKGGIAIHGAILGGLVATIIFARIQKLSVWLLADLVVPSLILGQAIGRWGNFFNSEAFGSPTNLPWKLYIPPQQRPPGYINYQYFHPTFLYESLWNLLIFAILITLFFRDLKRKPHLKVGTLALIYLVGYSAGRIWIEGLRTDSLMVGPLRIAQIVSLVSILLGLAGLVWLYWFRRPLPDVVPPENQQWDTVSE; from the coding sequence ATGCTGCAAGCCATACCTTCCCTGATCCTGGCGTTTCAATTTGCCTCTCCAGGACCGATTCTGGTGAAGCTAGGACCACTGACGATCCGGTGGTACGGTTTATTAATTGCTTCAGCCGTATTAATTGGAGTCAGTCTGTCCCAATATTTAGCCAAGCGCCGTAACGTTGATCCAAACGCGATCGCAGATTTAGCCATCTGGTTAGTGATTGGGGCAATTCCCTGTGCCAGACTTTACTATGTCTTGTTTGAATGGGAACAATACGCCCAACGCCCGGAAGATATTATTGCAATTTGGAAAGGGGGTATCGCCATTCACGGTGCTATTTTGGGTGGACTTGTCGCCACGATCATTTTTGCCCGGATTCAGAAACTATCGGTTTGGTTATTAGCCGATTTGGTTGTTCCTTCGCTAATTTTGGGGCAAGCTATTGGACGTTGGGGTAATTTCTTTAACTCAGAAGCCTTTGGCAGTCCCACAAATTTACCATGGAAACTGTATATTCCTCCCCAACAGCGCCCTCCAGGGTACATCAATTATCAATATTTCCATCCCACGTTTCTTTATGAGTCGCTGTGGAATTTATTGATTTTTGCCATACTGATCACCTTATTTTTTCGGGATTTGAAACGAAAACCGCACCTGAAAGTTGGCACATTGGCACTAATTTATCTGGTGGGTTATAGTGCAGGTCGCATTTGGATTGAAGGATTACGAACGGATAGCCTGATGGTCGGACCTTTACGCATTGCTCAAATTGTCAGTTTAGTGTCAATTCTCTTGGGATTGGCAGGTTTAGTATGGCTCTACTGGTTCCGTCGTCCTCTCCCAGATGTTGTACCACCGGAAAATCAGCAATGGGATACGGTATCTGAGTAG
- the cobM gene encoding precorrin-4 C(11)-methyltransferase: MYQSSDSTQLQNPLPSLAPAVYIIGAGPGDPELLTVKALKMLQKADVILFADSLVPSQILQETRPDAEIIRTGNKTLEDILPLMIERVRSQKSVVRLHSGDLSLYSAIHEQMQALTEAEIPFEVIPGISAYQAAAAKLGVELTVPDVVQTIILTRISGRASAVPESEELASLAAHQASLCLYLSARHIDAAQAKLMQHYPANTPVAVCFRISWSDEKMWLVPLEQMAALTHQENLIRTTLYIISPALKTPWSLPETISSQDTKVGTRSRLYHPEHSHLFRREGR; the protein is encoded by the coding sequence ATGTATCAAAGTTCTGACTCTACTCAACTTCAAAACCCTCTCCCTTCCCTAGCCCCAGCCGTCTACATTATTGGTGCTGGACCTGGAGATCCGGAGTTATTAACCGTTAAAGCGTTGAAAATGCTGCAAAAAGCAGATGTGATTTTATTTGCCGACTCCTTAGTACCATCACAAATTTTGCAGGAAACCCGTCCTGATGCAGAAATTATCAGAACTGGGAATAAAACCCTAGAAGACATCTTACCCCTGATGATTGAACGAGTGCGATCGCAAAAATCCGTCGTTCGTCTGCATTCGGGTGATCTGAGTCTATACAGCGCCATTCACGAGCAAATGCAAGCCCTTACCGAGGCGGAAATTCCCTTTGAAGTGATTCCTGGTATTAGTGCTTACCAAGCGGCGGCAGCTAAACTAGGCGTTGAACTTACCGTGCCGGACGTGGTACAAACCATTATCCTGACACGCATTAGTGGTCGAGCCTCAGCCGTACCCGAGTCAGAAGAATTAGCCTCTCTAGCCGCCCATCAAGCCAGTCTTTGTCTGTATCTCAGCGCCCGTCATATAGACGCTGCCCAAGCCAAACTGATGCAACATTATCCAGCAAATACCCCCGTTGCTGTCTGTTTCCGGATTAGTTGGTCAGATGAAAAAATGTGGCTTGTCCCTCTAGAGCAAATGGCAGCACTCACTCACCAGGAAAATCTAATTCGGACAACACTTTATATTATTAGTCCCGCCTTAAAAACACCCTGGTCTTTACCAGAGACAATATCTAGCCAAGATACCAAAGTAGGAACACGTTCCCGCCTTTACCATCCAGAACACTCCCACCTCTTTCGCCGCGAGGGGAGATAG
- a CDS encoding zf-TFIIB domain-containing protein, giving the protein MKPSVCPKCGASLESITHGGIEIDRCCNCKGIWFDSLEAEKLKRIKDSESLDIGDPETGHQFDQVDDDVYCPRCGATMFRMIDIDRYSIWYEKCPQCHGVWLDAGEFKKFKRNFSRKRILGRVRKTWRSH; this is encoded by the coding sequence ATGAAGCCAAGCGTCTGTCCTAAATGTGGTGCAAGCTTAGAGTCTATCACTCATGGTGGCATAGAAATTGATCGCTGCTGCAACTGCAAAGGAATTTGGTTTGATTCTCTGGAAGCTGAAAAACTCAAGCGGATTAAAGACTCCGAGAGTTTGGATATTGGAGATCCAGAAACGGGACATCAATTTGATCAAGTAGATGACGATGTGTATTGTCCTCGCTGTGGCGCGACGATGTTTCGCATGATTGATATTGATCGGTATAGTATCTGGTATGAAAAATGCCCCCAGTGTCACGGTGTCTGGTTAGATGCGGGTGAATTTAAGAAGTTTAAGCGGAATTTCTCACGGAAAAGGATTTTAGGTCGAGTTCGCAAAACCTGGCGTTCTCATTAG
- a CDS encoding flavin reductase family protein encodes MLDEQAKKKMLRKIPHGLYICGVKDGDNLNGFTVSWLMQSSFEPPLVVNCIKRETGSHEMLKKNGVFSISFLERGQKDMAAKFFKPQSRVGNKFEDVEFYEGEATGCPIISDSLGYIECKVVDSVEKGDHSVYVGEVIAAGIHREGEPLLLESTGWQYGG; translated from the coding sequence TTGCTAGACGAACAAGCGAAAAAAAAGATGCTGCGTAAGATTCCGCATGGTCTATATATCTGCGGCGTCAAAGACGGTGATAACTTAAACGGTTTCACTGTAAGTTGGCTGATGCAGTCTTCCTTTGAACCGCCACTGGTGGTTAATTGTATTAAGAGAGAGACAGGTTCTCACGAAATGCTGAAAAAAAATGGTGTGTTCAGCATCAGCTTCCTAGAACGTGGACAAAAAGACATGGCGGCGAAATTCTTTAAACCCCAAAGCCGGGTTGGGAATAAGTTCGAGGATGTGGAATTTTATGAAGGAGAAGCGACAGGCTGTCCGATCATTTCTGACTCCCTCGGTTACATCGAATGTAAAGTAGTCGATTCGGTGGAAAAGGGAGATCACAGTGTTTATGTGGGGGAAGTGATTGCCGCAGGTATTCACCGGGAAGGAGAACCGCTTTTACTCGAAAGCACCGGTTGGCAATATGGTGGCTAG
- a CDS encoding phenylpyruvate tautomerase MIF-related protein, with protein sequence MPLIKVQSSVSNPEPTLVEGLLKTLSGKLAQHVGKPESYVMTAFEDGVSMTFGGTVEPTCYMEVKNIGTMSPAQTQAMSQDFCQVISEKLGVPIKRIYIEFADAKGSMWGWNGTTFG encoded by the coding sequence ATGCCTCTGATTAAAGTTCAATCATCTGTCAGTAATCCAGAACCTACCCTAGTGGAAGGGTTGCTCAAAACCCTTTCCGGTAAACTAGCCCAGCATGTAGGGAAACCTGAATCCTATGTGATGACGGCATTTGAAGATGGTGTATCCATGACATTTGGCGGTACCGTTGAGCCAACCTGCTACATGGAAGTCAAAAATATTGGCACGATGAGTCCAGCCCAAACCCAGGCAATGAGTCAAGACTTTTGCCAGGTGATTAGTGAAAAGCTGGGTGTCCCGATTAAGCGAATTTATATTGAGTTCGCTGATGCCAAGGGTAGTATGTGGGGGTGGAACGGTACAACCTTTGGTTGA
- a CDS encoding peptide ligase PGM1-related protein, with translation MHGLNSSSSTQAERFRRLQSQLRDRSSGIDLFDQDDRDILVVPSVTVDQRELAKIPGFLHYEERLLFSLIRLRNPRTRLIYVTAVPLSPIVIDYYLQLLPGIPFSHARERLMLLSTYDASLKPLSQKILERPRLMARIRQALRPHKSYMVCYNSTQLERELSVKLGLPLLAPDPDLLHWGTKSGSREIFKLSDVPHPDGCETLWTVDELVEAAAVLWERHPHLKRMVIKLNEGFSGEGNAILDLRKIPDAAPGKASHEQRVAAIHKDLEHLGFQANNETWTEFSSRIPELGVIVEVFIEGENKRSPSVQGYITPNGDVKILSTHDQILGGPDGQIYLGCRFPADAAYRLPLQQMGIKVGEALAEKGAIERYGVDFVAVHQPEKGEDVWDLQAIEINLRKGGTTHPFMSLRYLTNGHYDASTGLFHSQQGRQKYYIATDNLQRDHYRGLMPNDLMDIITHYRLHFDSSTRTGNVFHLMGALSEFGKLGLTCIGDSPPEAEAFYNQVMQVLDHETTGIDNDQFSYPCEPISWFSK, from the coding sequence ATGCATGGATTGAATTCTTCCTCCTCCACACAAGCAGAACGGTTTCGGCGGCTTCAGAGTCAGTTGCGCGATCGCTCGTCTGGTATTGATCTGTTTGACCAGGACGATCGCGACATCTTGGTGGTGCCGTCTGTTACTGTTGATCAACGGGAATTGGCGAAGATTCCCGGTTTTCTGCACTATGAGGAACGGCTGTTATTTTCCCTGATTCGCCTACGCAATCCTCGCACCCGCCTGATTTATGTGACGGCGGTACCGCTATCGCCGATAGTGATTGATTATTACTTACAACTTTTACCCGGTATTCCCTTTTCTCACGCTCGTGAGCGTTTGATGCTCCTCTCCACCTATGACGCCTCACTCAAACCCCTCAGCCAAAAAATATTAGAACGTCCCCGCTTAATGGCGCGAATTCGTCAGGCGCTGCGTCCGCACAAGTCGTACATGGTCTGTTATAATTCCACCCAGCTTGAGCGAGAATTATCGGTAAAACTGGGTCTACCGCTTCTCGCACCTGACCCCGATTTACTCCACTGGGGAACCAAGAGTGGGAGTCGGGAAATTTTTAAACTCAGTGATGTTCCCCATCCCGATGGCTGCGAAACGCTGTGGACAGTGGACGAGTTGGTAGAAGCGGCGGCTGTGTTGTGGGAACGTCATCCCCACTTAAAGCGGATGGTGATTAAACTCAATGAAGGCTTTTCGGGGGAAGGAAATGCCATCCTGGATTTGAGAAAAATCCCCGACGCAGCACCAGGGAAAGCATCGCATGAGCAACGAGTTGCAGCTATCCACAAAGACTTAGAACATTTAGGCTTTCAGGCAAATAATGAAACCTGGACTGAATTTTCCAGTCGCATCCCAGAGTTAGGCGTGATTGTCGAGGTATTTATTGAAGGAGAGAACAAGCGATCGCCTAGTGTGCAAGGGTATATTACCCCGAATGGTGATGTGAAGATACTCTCCACCCATGATCAAATTTTAGGGGGTCCCGATGGTCAGATTTATCTAGGATGTCGATTTCCCGCCGATGCAGCCTATCGCTTACCCTTACAACAGATGGGAATTAAAGTGGGAGAAGCGTTGGCAGAAAAAGGTGCGATTGAACGATATGGCGTGGATTTTGTCGCTGTTCACCAGCCGGAGAAGGGGGAAGACGTTTGGGATTTACAGGCGATCGAAATTAACTTACGCAAAGGGGGAACCACCCATCCGTTTATGTCGCTGCGGTATTTAACCAATGGTCATTACGACGCCTCAACGGGTTTATTTCACAGTCAGCAAGGTCGCCAGAAATATTATATCGCTACCGATAATTTACAACGGGATCATTACCGAGGGTTAATGCCTAATGATCTGATGGATATTATCACCCATTATCGCCTACATTTTGATAGCAGTACCCGGACGGGGAATGTGTTTCATCTGATGGGCGCCCTCTCGGAGTTTGGCAAACTGGGATTAACCTGTATTGGTGATTCCCCTCCCGAAGCGGAGGCATTTTATAACCAGGTGATGCAAGTGTTAGATCACGAAACCACAGGGATTGATAATGACCAGTTTTCTTATCCCTGTGAACCCATTTCCTGGTTCTCTAAGTGA
- the cas6 gene encoding CRISPR-associated endoribonuclease Cas6, which translates to MAPRKRRPTQPPPSRHPWAADTELVGLVLELTANAPDSLYTQYTVGLHAWFLDQVRQTNPELSAYLHDGQSEKPFTLSRLDGDFLTSGKNLKLKPNTTYRWYITALYQPLTQWLAEWVDHLPDMIQLRRAVLNIRRWHIALAPTTYPHLSTPTPTHPQSLSLSFLTPTSFRRKGHHFPLPVPTNLFHSYLRRWNDFSDHPFNQTAFLDWVEENVVIQRHRLESMKVAAGKKGVVTGFTGAIALGLDSGASQHPEFSQLFHTLAQFAPYCGTGHKTPFGLGQTRLGWLSPETPALPSMETLLAERISELTQQFLAQRQRQGGSRAQDIAETWATILARREMGESLQAIADDLDMPYQTVKTYAKLARRAILNNDR; encoded by the coding sequence ATGGCACCCCGCAAACGCCGCCCAACCCAACCCCCTCCATCCCGCCATCCTTGGGCGGCGGATACAGAATTAGTCGGACTTGTCTTAGAATTAACCGCCAACGCCCCAGACTCCCTCTATACTCAATACACCGTCGGACTCCACGCCTGGTTCTTAGATCAAGTTCGCCAAACTAACCCGGAACTCTCCGCCTATCTCCATGATGGTCAATCCGAGAAACCCTTCACCCTCTCCCGCTTAGATGGAGACTTCCTCACCTCTGGAAAAAACCTCAAACTCAAACCCAATACAACCTACCGTTGGTACATCACCGCCCTTTACCAACCCCTAACCCAATGGCTAGCCGAATGGGTTGATCACCTGCCAGATATGATTCAATTACGCCGTGCAGTGCTAAACATTCGCCGTTGGCACATCGCTTTAGCACCAACCACCTATCCTCACTTATCTACCCCAACCCCCACCCACCCCCAATCCCTAAGCCTCAGCTTCCTTACCCCCACCAGCTTTCGCCGCAAGGGACACCATTTCCCCTTACCAGTTCCCACGAATCTCTTCCACAGCTATTTGCGGCGCTGGAATGATTTTTCCGATCACCCCTTTAACCAAACCGCCTTTTTAGACTGGGTAGAGGAAAATGTAGTGATTCAGCGTCACCGTTTAGAATCGATGAAAGTCGCAGCCGGAAAGAAAGGAGTCGTCACCGGATTCACAGGTGCGATCGCGTTAGGACTGGATTCAGGTGCCAGCCAACACCCAGAATTTAGCCAACTATTCCATACCTTAGCCCAATTTGCCCCCTACTGCGGCACCGGACACAAAACCCCCTTTGGCTTAGGACAAACTCGCCTAGGCTGGTTATCCCCCGAAACCCCCGCCCTCCCCTCGATGGAAACCCTATTAGCCGAACGCATCAGCGAATTAACCCAACAATTTCTCGCCCAACGCCAGCGCCAGGGGGGGAGTCGGGCGCAAGACATCGCCGAAACCTGGGCGACTATATTAGCACGACGAGAAATGGGAGAATCCTTACAGGCGATCGCAGATGATCTAGATATGCCTTACCAAACCGTCAAAACTTACGCCAAATTAGCCCGTCGTGCCATCTTGAACAATGACAGATAA